The window GAAGAATTTTCATATTTTTTTAATTCAATTTTGTTTAAATTTGATATGTATAAAAAATCATCTTTTTTCCATATATACATAATCATGCTTTTTTCATTTACAGTTTTACTTATTTTTATATAATCTTTATCTAATTTTTCTTTTGTAATATCTTCAGGTATTATTTTTTCAATTTCATCAAAAGAACTATTGGTTTTAACCTTAATTTTCATAGCAAAATTTGATTCAATATCTCCTGTTTCATCATTCATTGATAAATTTATAGTTCCTGTTTGTTCAGCCCAATCTGATTTCGATAAAATCGAGTTGATTAAGTCTTCTGGAAGATTTATGCCAAATTTATTTAAATTCAGAGACGATCCATCAGGTATATATGTTGTTTTTGAATAATATAAACCAAAAAATTCTGAGCTGTCAATGTTAACATTTTTGGGTGTGATTTGTGAATCAGTTAATAGGTTAAATTTACTATATAGGTAATTATCTTTTATATATGAAAAACCATATCCATTAAGTGTAGAAGTATTAATTTCTTCATAAATACCTGTTTCATTATATCTTTTTTTTGGTATAAAGTTTAATTTTGAGTTTTCGTAAGCATTTTTATTTGTAGTTATTATTAAATAATCCTGTAATTCACTTTGTTTTACAATATAATAAAAATTTATACCTGTATCTTCGGGCATTAAAGCATCTATGACTTTACTGAAAACTTCTATATATTTTTTTCCATCGTCTAAAGGTCCCAATACAATTCCAAATTCATAATTATTATTCTGTGGTTCAATAACAAATATTCCAACGTTTTTTTCAAATCCCGAATAGACTTCATCACTATTTAAATCAAGGGATTGGATATATGCATCTATCATTCCGGTTATCAGCGTTTCAGCATAAGTTGGATCATCCAGTATCTTTCCAAATATAGGAACGGTTTTTAAATCGTCGTATACGGTTTTTGCATTATTTAATACGATAACTGCTTTTGAATCTTGAGGAATAACTTCGTAAATGTTGGAAAAAACGGTTAATGATAATATCATAATTAAAAATAATAAAATTTTCTTCATAATCCACCTCCATAGATTTCTTATTCATGTTTAATTATACCATATAAAATAAAAGCTCCAAAATAGGAGCTTAAGGTTTTTGATAAGCTTTTAAAATTTCATTTATTAGAGGTTTCATATTATTTTTTGCTATAGAAATAGAATATTGGTCTATCAGCATTTCTTTGAACCATTTTTCAGTATTCGATTTTGGAAGTAAATCACTTTTAAATATTTCAGAATTATACATATCTTTAAATACTTTTGAGAAAACAGATCCAACCAGTTCTGCAGCAGCATCTTCTTTTTTTATGTTGTTATAATTAGTTGGTCTTGAAAAGGTTACAGATGAAACCATTACATCACCACCAATTCAGCATATAGATAGCCAGCAGCCGAAAGATTTTGTATAATTGCGATAATATCTTGTGGAGTCGCTCCAGCAGCTTTTAAAGCGTTGACAAGATTATATATAGTGGCATCATTATCCCCTACTTTGCCATTATCAACAGAAATAACGAAATTTCCATAATTTATGGTAAAATCAGCAACTTTAACCTTTCCACCAAAAACTATAGTTCCTGTTTTTTCGTTTATTACAATCTTGGCTTTTGAATCAGGATCAATTTCAACCTCTTCAATTAAAGCGAGGAATGAAATTAAATCATCAGAAAAAACATCCGGGATTTTAACTTTAACAGAAGAAGGATCAACAGCTTTTGCTAATTTTTGTCCAAATTGTGCATTGATAGATAATGCAGTTCTTGCCGCTGTAGTAATATCAGGATTTCTAAGCAGAACAGTAACAGTATTGTCTGAAACTATAGAAGCTGGTATTTCATTTTCTACAATAGCGCCATGAGGAATAAAACCAACTACTTTATTTCTTTTTTGTAAATTTGCTGTTGTACTAACTTCTACTCCGCCGGTTAAAACACTTCCCTGAGCTACAGCATATACCTGCCCATCAGCACCATACAGTGGAGTTTGAATCAAATAACCACCTTCCAGACTTTTTGAATTGCCAGCAGCTGTTACTACAATATCTAATTTCATACCCTCTTTATAGAAAGCAGGTATATCAGCAAAGACGAATACAACAGCAGAATTCTTTGTAGTAAAAGCATTTTGCAGATTTATATTTAAATTTTTCATCATGTTTGTAAGTAATTCTGAAGTAACTTTTCCCGAATCGCCAGTGCCATTTAAGCCGGTAACAACACCTATTCCAAATAACTGATTATCTCTGGCTCCTCTGAAATATGCGATATCTTTAAGTCTTATTGCAGAAAATGCAGATAGGGAAAATATAATTAGTAATAATATTAGTATCGTTTTTTTCATATTTCCACTCCTTTATTATATTTAGATATATAAATATTAGAAAAACAGATTTGATATTCCTGAAAGTAACCAGGCAAGCCATGTTTTGTTATTTGGATCTTTTTGCAAATCAGTATCTCCCTGATACCATATTTTTGCTTCGGATAAATTTTTCGAATCAATTATTCCATCTTTTATGGAAGATGGATTGGCATAACCTTCTATTATCATTATTTTTTTCTGTGAATCAACCTTAAATTCCTTTTTTCCTCGTATTTTTATAATATTCTTATCAAGAACCTCAATAACCTTTGCTGATATGTATAAATTTACAGTGGCTTTGCTTTGAGACGAGGATTTTTTATTTGAAACTTTAATATTTTCTGGTTTATTTGCACCTAAAGGAAAAAATTTCATCAGATCTATATTTCCAATTGTATTAAAAATGGCACCAACTGTCCCCATTACACCTGAAAATGGATCTGGATTATTATCAGATAGACTCAAAGATGGACTTTCAGAAACAGCCACAGTTATAATATCACCAATTTCATAACTTTTTTCTGGTTTTGAAATTAAATTGCTGATTTTAGACTTTTTCCACAATGAGTCACTAAAATTAATTGTAAAAATCAGTATTATAACTATCAAAAACGAAATCCTTTTCATTTTTTAGAGCCTCCTATATTGATTATTATTTTCGGTCCAGAATATAATTTTCCATTTATTAATACATTTGTTTTTTCATTTCTTGCCATTACAATGTCGCCGATTATAGCGTCGTTTAAAACTTTTGCCCATGATAGAATTTTCACACCGTCAAAATATACTTCTATTGGTATAACCTGTCCTGCTTTAACATCTGGAATTTTTTTTACCGCATTTTCATAGATTATTTCACCTTTTCTTAAATTCCTATTTGCCATGAATTTTGTTAAGTTATTTTCAGTGGTTTTTAATGGTGATATGGGTAATGAATATATATCTATGATTTTTTTTTTCAATAAATTTAAGTTTAGTGGAGTTTTATAGGGAATATTTTCTTTGGCTACATATACATAACCATAATTTGAAACATTGGCTTTAAATGATATGTATTTTTTTAGATTTAAATCATCCAGTATTAAAAAGTTACCATATATGTTATTTAATGAACGACGATATGTTGTATCAAGAACAGTAGATATTTTTGTATCTTTCATATATTTGCTAATTTCAAAATTATTTATTGTAGCTTTAGGAGTATTGGTTAAAAATAATTCTTCGAAATATGTTTTTAAATATAATTCAGTATTTGATGAGTTGAAAATTTTAACTTCAGGAGAATATTTTATTGTAATTATTGATGATTCAAATGTAATATTTGTAAAGTTTGTTGTAGACAGTAATAAATTTTTAAGTTTTGATGCTTCATAAGTAATGGAGTTTCCCGAGAAAAAGGCCAATGTTCTATCAAATTTTAAATCAGGGAAAATGTCTTTTAAAGAAAAAACCCTATCATATGATGTAATTGTTGCCGGAATTGTGACATTTGAAAATATGTATATATTAACAGTAATAAATATTAAAAACAATATTTTTTTCATTTAATCACCACACATATCAGTCTATTTTATTTTTCAATATTAGAAGATAAAAATCCTTATATGGTATAATAATTTAGATAATCAATTAATGGAGGTTATTATATGCCGATAGATGGTTTGTTGTTAAATAAATTAATAAGAGAGGCACAAATTTTTGAAGGAGAAAAGATTAGAAATATATATCAGCCAGTTAATGATGAAGTATTATTACAACTTCAAAGTGGATTTTTGTTATTTGTATTAAAAAATCCATCATACTTAATTAAATTGGAATCAAAACCAAATATGCCAGATACTCCGCAAAATTTTTCTATGTTTTTAAGAAAGAGAATAAAAAATGCAAAAATTATAAAAATAGAGCAATTGGGACTCGATAGAATTGGTTATATTGAATTATCTGTTATTGATGAAACATTTGAATTGAGAAACTATAAGCTGTATTTTGAACTTATGGGTAGAAATTCAAATATACTGCTTATTGATGAGGAAAATAAGATTATGGATGCATTAAAGAAAGGAGTATCTCCAAAAAGAAGTATTATGCCAGGGGCAAAATATATTCCTTTTTATAAAAGAGAATATATTAATATATTGGAAAATGAAAATCTTTATGATTTAAATCAACCATTTATGGGATTTTCAAAAATAAGTAAAAATTTATTTTATGAGTATATTGAAAAATATGATTATATTTCATTTGTTTCAGAATTTCTTGATAATTTAAATGTTTACACTTTTGAATACAACGGTAAAAAAGAAATACTAGCATTTAAACCGGTAAATTTCAAATATGATGAATTCCAAAATCCATCAGAAGGATTATTGAATTTTTTTGAATTGCAAAGTATGAATTCTCGTTTTTTAGAATTAAAAAAGCGTCTTGAAAAAACAGTTATAAAAGAGATAGAAAAATATGAAAGATTATATAAAAAATTAAAAAACGAGGAGAAAGAGATAAGAGAAATTCCAGATTTAGAAAAAAAGGGGAGACTTCTTCAAGCATATCTTTATCAATTTAAAGAAAAGACGGATTTTGTAGTGGTTGAAGATTGGGAAACTGGTGAAAAAATAAAGATAAACTTAAATCCTTTAAAAACACCGAATGAAAATTTACAGGTGATTTTTAAAAAGGTCCATAAATTAAAGTCAAAGGAAATACATCTTAAAGAAAGGATAAAGATAACAAAAAAGATGATAGATTATTTATATCAATTATGGCAGAGCATTGACTTTGTAGAAGATATAGAGACTTTGATGGAAATAAAAGAAGAAATGATTCAGGAAAAAATTTTACAGGATAAAACTAAAAATAAAAGAAGGAAAAGATCGAATTCAAAACCATATGAATTTGAATTTAATGGATTTAAAATTTTTGTTGGAAAAAATAATATTCAAAATGATAAAATAACGAGAGAAGCGGATAGGGAAGATATATGGATGCATGCTCAGGGGATTCCCGGAGCTCATGTGATAATAAAAACAAATAAAAAGGAAGTGCCTATGGAAGTTTTATTATTTGGAGCAAAATTGGCTGCAAAATATTCTAAAGGTAGGTATTCATCAAAAGTATCTGTTGATTATACTATGAAAAAACATGTCTGGAAACCTAAAGGTTCAAAACCAGGAATGGTATTATACAATAATTTTAAGACATTATATGTAGAACCAATATAAAACATAAGGGCTGAACAGCCCTTATGTTTCTGTTCTTATAAATAAATCTTATAATTCATACACCATATTATATTTATTTTCAATATAATTTATAAAATATTCCGGATTAAGCGATTCACCAGTTACTATTTTAACTAATTCGACAGGTTCATATATTTTTCCTTTTGAATGTATATTTTCTCTTAACCATATTAATGCAGGATGTAAATTGCCATGTGATATTTTGGTATTGAGATCTGGAATATCTTTTTTCATTTTATAATAAAATTGTGCAGAATACAGATTTCCCAGCATATAAGATGGGAAATATCCAAATGATCCATGAGCCCAATGAACATCCTGTAATACGCCTTCACTATCGTTTTCTGGAATAATACCAAGATATTCTTTCATTTTTTTGTTCCAGATTTCAGGTAAATCTTTAACTTCTATATTATCATTAATCAAAGCCTCTTCAATTTCAAATCTCAGCATTATATGCAGATTATAAGTCACTTCATCTGCTTCTGTTCTAATAAAAGACCTTTCTACTAAGTTTACTGCTTTAAATATATCTTCAGGTGTATATTCCTTAAATTCCGGAAAAATTTCTATTAAATCATTATAAAAATATTTCCAGAATTCAAGGCTTCTTCCTATAATGTTTTCCCAGAATCTGGATTGGCTTTCATGAATAGCCATTGAAGCACCATCGCCAATTGGAAGACCATAAAATTCTTCAGGTATTCCCTGTTCGTATAATGCGTGCCCACCTTCATGTATAGTGCTATATAATGAATCATTTAAATCATTTTCATTGTATCGAGTTGTAATTCTTACATCGTTAAAGCCTATAGTTGTTGTAAATGGATGCATTGAAATATCCATTCTTCCAGCATCAAAATCATATTTCATAAGTTTTAAAGCTTTTAATGACAATTCTTTTTGTTTTTCTACAGGGAAATATCCTTTCATAATAGATGTAGGTTTTTTCCCATTATCCAATTTTTTTAAATAGTCAACCAAAAAATTTTTTAAGGGATTAATAATTTTTTTTAATTCGGCTGTTGTTAATCCTGGTTCATATAAATCAAGCAAGGCATCATATCTATTTTCTTTATAGTTTAAATAATCAGCCATTTTTTTGGTTAATTCTACAACTTTTTCAAGATGAGGTTTGAATATGTTGAAATCATTTTTGTTTTTAGCTTCTTCCCATGAGGATTGCGCTTTAGCTGTTTCTATATTAAACTCTTTAAATAGTTCAGGCGGTATTTTTTTAAATTTTTCGTATTCTTTTTTTCCAACTTTTATAATAGCTTTTTCAATTTCATTCAAATTTTCTTTTTCAGCTTCTTTAATTAATTCTCCAATTTCATCAGAAACAGATAATTCAAAAGCTTTTGTTGAAATTTCACCTATTACGTCGGCTCTTTTATCTGCAGCTTTTTTGGGCATATGAGTTTCAAAATCCCACTGTAATAATGCCGCTGCGGTGTTATATTTTGATATAAGTAGATATCTGTTTTTTAATTTTTCAATTGACATAACAATTCCTCCTTATTTTAGAATTTTAAAAGTTAAGCTGATTGTCTTATAATAAGTTTAGGTTCAATAAATTTTCTAACCTTAAAACTTTTTTCCATCAATTCTATTAATTTTTTAATTCCTATCTTTGCTAATTTATCTATAGGTTGTTCTATTGTTGTTAATCTAGGTTTAAAATATGTACCAATTTGAATATTATCAAACCCAATAACTGCAAGATCTTTTGGTACATTAATATGCAACTCATTGAGTGCTTCTATGACACCCAAAGCCATTAAATCAGTTTGTGCAAAAATAGCATCTACCTTTTTTAATAATGGTTTATTTTTTTTGATAGTTTTTTTTGCAGATTCAAAGGTTACGTCAATATCCAGAATATATTCATTTTTTATATCAAAATCTTTTAAAGCTTTTTTATAACCATTAGTTCTTTCGATAAATTCGTGATTTATACTTAATCCGGATAAGGTTAAAATATCTTTGTAACCCTTTTCTATTAAATACTTTGTTGCAATATAACCACCTTTCTGTTGATCTGTTCTAACAAAGTTAATATCTTTGTTAATGTAATTTTCTGAAAGATAATGTAAAAATATATAAGGTATATTTTTTTCAAGTATAAATTCAACATCTTCTTTAGATATGTCAGGATTCATAAGCAATAATCCATCAACACTTCTACTTTGAATCATTTTCTTTATATAATTTTTTTCAATTTCATATTCAATTCTAACATGATATCCTCTTAATTGGGCCTCTTTGATTAACTTTCCTAAAAAATTAGCAAAAAATATTTCGCCTCTCATATCATCAAAAAATTGAGGTATAATTACTCCTATTGTATTTGTCTTTTTTTTATTTAAACTTCGAGCGGCTTCATTAAATTCAAAACCTAATTCTTCGGCTATTTTCTTAATCTTTTCTTTTGTTTTTTTTGATATATTAGGATAATCGTTTAAACTTCTTGAGACCGTTGATGGATTAACCCCAGCAATTTTTGCAATATCTTTTATTGTTACCATATTTCTCACCCCTCTATGTTATAATAATACTACAACTTTTAATTTATGTCAATTTGAGTTATAATAGTATTAAATAGAATGTCTAAAAAGTCAAATTCACTCAGACAGCGATTATCCTTAAAATTATTCATTCTCAGCCGTCGCTCAAACAATACATCGTGTATTGTTTCGCTCAAAATCACATCCGTGTAATTTTGACGGCTTACATTCATAATTTTAAGGGCAATCTTCGAGTCTTCGTTTTATTTGAGACTTTTTAGACGGTCTAAGTATTAAAGAAAAACATGGAGGTGTTAAAGTTGAAAAGGCTTTTTGGTACCGATGGTATTAGAGGACTTGTGAATGAAGAATTAACTGTTGATTTGGTATATAAAATAGGTAATGCTTTAGGAAGAATGTATGCAGGGAAATATGAAAAGCTGTTAATAGCAAGAGATACAAGGAATTCTGGCGAAATGATTGAAGCAGCATTATCTGCTGGGGCATTATCTGCAGGACTTGATGTTGAATTTTGTGGAATAATAACAACACCAGCGTTAGCCTATTTAACTAAAAGTGAAAAAACTCTTGGAGTTATGATATCGGCTTCACATAATCCATCTAATTATAATGGAATAAAAGTTTTAGCAGAAGGATTTAAAATTTCAGATGATGATGAAATAGATATAGAAAATTTAATTTTAGAAAAACAACCTGAATATGTTCCATATGGAGAAATTGGCAAAATGAATTCTTCTCATTTAAAGGATAAATATATAGGATATATACTATCCTCTTACGATATGGATAATGTTCCGTATAAAATAGCAATAGATGTAGGAAATGGCGCTACAGGAGCATTAATTGATAAAATTTTCGGGGCTTTTGATTTAAATTATGATGTGTATTTTAATAGCCCTGATGGATTAAATATAAATGAAAAATGCGGGTCTACACATCCAGAAGTTTTATCGAATATAATTAAAAATGATGGTTATGATTTAGGGATACTTTTTGATGGAGATGGAGATAGATGCTTATTTATAGATAAAAATGGAAATTTGATTGATGGGGATAAATTAATGGCTATTAATGCATTGAAATTAAAAGAACAAAATAGATTAAATAATGATCTTGTTATTGTAACTATTATGAGTAATCTCGGTCTGGAAAAATTTTTGGAAAAGCATAATATTAATCTTGTTAGAACTGCTGTGGGAGATAAATATGTATTAGAAAAAATGCTGGAGTCAGATGCGGAATTGGGTGGAGAACAATCAGGGCATATTATATTTCTTGATAAAGCAACAACTGGAGACGGTATTATAACAGCCTTGGAAACGTTGGAAACATTAACTTTTTTTGGTAAAAATATAAATGAATTAATAAATGAAATTCCGCAGTATCCTCAGTTATTAAAAAATATTTCTGTGAAGGATAAAAAGTCTGTTATGGAAAGTAAAAAATTAAAGGAGAAAATTAAAGAATATACATCTCTTCCTGATTTTAGATTAGTCGTAAGGCCATCAGGGACAGAACATAAAGTTAGAATAATGGCAGAAGGGAAAGATGAAGGTCTGGTATATTCGGTTGTAAATGAATTGTATGAAATTATAGAAGAAATAGATAAATATTAAAAACAAGCAGGCAATATCCTGCTTGTTTTTTTATAAAGCATTATTGTACAGGTCAATATGAACTTTATTTATTTAATACTTTTAGTATGGACTCAATGACTTTCTCCTTATCAAAAGGTTTTACTATATAATATGAAGCACCTTTTTCAATAGCTTCAAGGACTCGCATTTTATGTCCTAAAGCTGTAACCATTATAATTTTAGCATTGGGATCATATTTTATTATTTCAGATAAAGCTTTGATTCCATCCATTACAGGCATTGAAATATCCATAGTTACAATATCTGGTTTGTGTTTTTTATATACAGAAATAGCTTCTTTCCCATCAGAAGCTTCAATAATATTAAAATTCAATGGTTTTAATATTAATTTAAGCTGATTTCTAATAAATGGAGCATCGTCAACTATCAAAATTTTAGTCATTATATCACTTCCGGGATTATAATATGGAATGAAGTACCTTTATTGTATTCGCTTTTAACATAAATTTTCCCTCCGAGTTTTTCTACCTCTTTTTTTACAATTGATAAACCAATACCTCTGCCAGAAATCTCTGTTGTTTTTTCTGAAGTAGTTAAAAATTCCATAAAAATAAGATTCAATAGATCTTCTTTATTGTTATATTTAATATTTTTGGATTTTGCAATAACTTTTAATTTATCTAAATCTATACCTGCTCCGTCGTCTTTTATAATTATATTTATATTATTATTTTCTTTATATAAATGTATTTCAATATTGCCAAAATCATCTTTTCCTTTTTCAATACGCATTTCAGGAGTTTCGATTCCATGAGATATGATATTTCTAAAAATATTAATCAAGGATTTTATCAAAGAAAAATATTTTTCTGGATCAACCAGTATTATATCCCTTTCAATTAATTTTGGTTCATTAATAGTTTTTCCTTCTTTTTTAGCCAGTTCTTTTGTGTATAGGAGATACGGTTTGATCAATTGAGATAAATTTTTATATCTCAATTCTTCGATTTCTTTTATAATGTGATGATTTTTATCAAAATGTTGTTTTAACTCTTTTTCAATTTCAAGTATTTTTATTTTAGGTATTTTTAAAATATCTTCATCAATTTTATGTCCTAATTCTTTTTGAATATTTGAAATTTCTGTATTTAATAGTTTTTCCAGCTTTTTAATAGCATCTTTTTGCAAAGTATTATTTAAAATTTTACTTTCAATTTCATGAAGTTGATGGGCGATATTTTTTAAATAAAATTGAGAGAAAATACCTTTATAATTGTGAATTTCACCAAAAAAAGTTTTATAGTGTTTTATATCCATGTTTAATAGTGATTTGATTAATTTTTTAATTCCAGTTATATTTAATACGAAAGTATCATAATTTTTAATTATTTCTACTATTTTAGCCAGATTTTCTTTTTCCTCATTGATTTTTAATTGTAAATTCTTTTCAGTTGTGATATCTTTGAGCTTTACCATGATTATTTCTTCATGATCTATGAATTTGAAGAAAACTTCATAATATCCATTATTTATTTTTAATTCTGAAGGTAAAAAAGATAGATAAACCTCTTTCTTAAATTTATCTTTTTCATTAAAAACATCGTCAAATACTCTTTTTACAAAATCTTTATCTTTTGTGTCAAATAATAAATCTATAGCATTTATACCTTCAATATTTCTTGCAAAAATTCTGATACACTCTTTGCTATATTCATTTTTTACAATGAAGTTTTTGTCAAAACTGAAAAAACCTTCTCCTGAATTATCAAGTAAAATTTTTATATCTTTTGTTCTTTTTGATATGATCTCTTCGAGATCTTTGTTCCAACTTTCTAATATTTTATTTTTTACAGACAATTCTAAATTTAACTCTTTTATGTTTTTTAAAATGAGTAAAATCATTGAATTTATCAAGAAAAATATTGACCATTGAATAAGAGGCCTTTGCCACTTAATTATTCTTAAATCACCCATTATTTCATATATAGCAAAAAAAGAAACCAATATTATAGCTCCAGAAAAAATGTAAGCTTTAAAATCTTTAAGTTTATAACCGATATATATATTGTATATCATTATAATAATATCCAATAACATTGCAAAATATAATATAGTTGAAAAATCAACATAATAATTATACTCAAAGCCATTTGCAATCTGTATTATGCTGATAGTAGAAAAATAAATTATATGAAAATATAATAAAATTTTTATAATTTTTTTTGTAGAATAGTCAAATATATTATAAAAAAAACCCATTAAACCTATTGGAGAAAGATATTTTCCAACATCCATCATGTATGCCCAGAATATGTAATTTGAAAAAAAGTATTTAAATGTCTGAGTTTGACCAGAAATAAATATTCCAATACCCGAAGAAAAAATTCCTAGATAAATTAGGGCTTTTCTTATTTCTGAAGACCTTTGAAAAATAAGAAAATATAGATATAAAATAAATGAAATTATCAAAATAAAAAAACTAAAAACAACCAATAGTATTTTATCTAATTCCACAAAAATCTGATGTCTTAATAATTCTATTTCATTTCCAAGCAAAAATTCTCCAAAAAAACCAACATCTCTTCTTTTTGAAGATACTTTTATGATTAAATATTTATTCTGAAAATCTTCAGGTATTTTAAAAATACTTTTTGGGCTAAAAAAACT is drawn from Marinitoga sp. 1197 and contains these coding sequences:
- a CDS encoding rod-binding protein is translated as MVSSVTFSRPTNYNNIKKEDAAAELVGSVFSKVFKDMYNSEIFKSDLLPKSNTEKWFKEMLIDQYSISIAKNNMKPLINEILKAYQKP
- a CDS encoding flagellar basal body P-ring protein FlgI, yielding MKKTILILLLIIFSLSAFSAIRLKDIAYFRGARDNQLFGIGVVTGLNGTGDSGKVTSELLTNMMKNLNINLQNAFTTKNSAVVFVFADIPAFYKEGMKLDIVVTAAGNSKSLEGGYLIQTPLYGADGQVYAVAQGSVLTGGVEVSTTANLQKRNKVVGFIPHGAIVENEIPASIVSDNTVTVLLRNPDITTAARTALSINAQFGQKLAKAVDPSSVKVKIPDVFSDDLISFLALIEEVEIDPDSKAKIVINEKTGTIVFGGKVKVADFTINYGNFVISVDNGKVGDNDATIYNLVNALKAAGATPQDIIAIIQNLSAAGYLYAELVVM
- a CDS encoding flagellar basal body L-ring protein FlgH — translated: MKRISFLIVIILIFTINFSDSLWKKSKISNLISKPEKSYEIGDIITVAVSESPSLSLSDNNPDPFSGVMGTVGAIFNTIGNIDLMKFFPLGANKPENIKVSNKKSSSQSKATVNLYISAKVIEVLDKNIIKIRGKKEFKVDSQKKIMIIEGYANPSSIKDGIIDSKNLSEAKIWYQGDTDLQKDPNNKTWLAWLLSGISNLFF
- the flgA gene encoding flagellar basal body P-ring formation chaperone FlgA — translated: MKKILFLIFITVNIYIFSNVTIPATITSYDRVFSLKDIFPDLKFDRTLAFFSGNSITYEASKLKNLLLSTTNFTNITFESSIITIKYSPEVKIFNSSNTELYLKTYFEELFLTNTPKATINNFEISKYMKDTKISTVLDTTYRRSLNNIYGNFLILDDLNLKKYISFKANVSNYGYVYVAKENIPYKTPLNLNLLKKKIIDIYSLPISPLKTTENNLTKFMANRNLRKGEIIYENAVKKIPDVKAGQVIPIEVYFDGVKILSWAKVLNDAIIGDIVMARNEKTNVLINGKLYSGPKIIINIGGSKK
- a CDS encoding Rqc2 family fibronectin-binding protein, yielding MPIDGLLLNKLIREAQIFEGEKIRNIYQPVNDEVLLQLQSGFLLFVLKNPSYLIKLESKPNMPDTPQNFSMFLRKRIKNAKIIKIEQLGLDRIGYIELSVIDETFELRNYKLYFELMGRNSNILLIDEENKIMDALKKGVSPKRSIMPGAKYIPFYKREYINILENENLYDLNQPFMGFSKISKNLFYEYIEKYDYISFVSEFLDNLNVYTFEYNGKKEILAFKPVNFKYDEFQNPSEGLLNFFELQSMNSRFLELKKRLEKTVIKEIEKYERLYKKLKNEEKEIREIPDLEKKGRLLQAYLYQFKEKTDFVVVEDWETGEKIKINLNPLKTPNENLQVIFKKVHKLKSKEIHLKERIKITKKMIDYLYQLWQSIDFVEDIETLMEIKEEMIQEKILQDKTKNKRRKRSNSKPYEFEFNGFKIFVGKNNIQNDKITREADREDIWMHAQGIPGAHVIIKTNKKEVPMEVLLFGAKLAAKYSKGRYSSKVSVDYTMKKHVWKPKGSKPGMVLYNNFKTLYVEPI
- a CDS encoding carboxypeptidase M32, whose product is MSIEKLKNRYLLISKYNTAAALLQWDFETHMPKKAADKRADVIGEISTKAFELSVSDEIGELIKEAEKENLNEIEKAIIKVGKKEYEKFKKIPPELFKEFNIETAKAQSSWEEAKNKNDFNIFKPHLEKVVELTKKMADYLNYKENRYDALLDLYEPGLTTAELKKIINPLKNFLVDYLKKLDNGKKPTSIMKGYFPVEKQKELSLKALKLMKYDFDAGRMDISMHPFTTTIGFNDVRITTRYNENDLNDSLYSTIHEGGHALYEQGIPEEFYGLPIGDGASMAIHESQSRFWENIIGRSLEFWKYFYNDLIEIFPEFKEYTPEDIFKAVNLVERSFIRTEADEVTYNLHIMLRFEIEEALINDNIEVKDLPEIWNKKMKEYLGIIPENDSEGVLQDVHWAHGSFGYFPSYMLGNLYSAQFYYKMKKDIPDLNTKISHGNLHPALIWLRENIHSKGKIYEPVELVKIVTGESLNPEYFINYIENKYNMVYEL
- a CDS encoding LacI family DNA-binding transcriptional regulator, producing the protein MVTIKDIAKIAGVNPSTVSRSLNDYPNISKKTKEKIKKIAEELGFEFNEAARSLNKKKTNTIGVIIPQFFDDMRGEIFFANFLGKLIKEAQLRGYHVRIEYEIEKNYIKKMIQSRSVDGLLLMNPDISKEDVEFILEKNIPYIFLHYLSENYINKDINFVRTDQQKGGYIATKYLIEKGYKDILTLSGLSINHEFIERTNGYKKALKDFDIKNEYILDIDVTFESAKKTIKKNKPLLKKVDAIFAQTDLMALGVIEALNELHINVPKDLAVIGFDNIQIGTYFKPRLTTIEQPIDKLAKIGIKKLIELMEKSFKVRKFIEPKLIIRQSA
- the glmM gene encoding phosphoglucosamine mutase, whose amino-acid sequence is MLKLKRLFGTDGIRGLVNEELTVDLVYKIGNALGRMYAGKYEKLLIARDTRNSGEMIEAALSAGALSAGLDVEFCGIITTPALAYLTKSEKTLGVMISASHNPSNYNGIKVLAEGFKISDDDEIDIENLILEKQPEYVPYGEIGKMNSSHLKDKYIGYILSSYDMDNVPYKIAIDVGNGATGALIDKIFGAFDLNYDVYFNSPDGLNINEKCGSTHPEVLSNIIKNDGYDLGILFDGDGDRCLFIDKNGNLIDGDKLMAINALKLKEQNRLNNDLVIVTIMSNLGLEKFLEKHNINLVRTAVGDKYVLEKMLESDAELGGEQSGHIIFLDKATTGDGIITALETLETLTFFGKNINELINEIPQYPQLLKNISVKDKKSVMESKKLKEKIKEYTSLPDFRLVVRPSGTEHKVRIMAEGKDEGLVYSVVNELYEIIEEIDKY
- a CDS encoding response regulator, which gives rise to MTKILIVDDAPFIRNQLKLILKPLNFNIIEASDGKEAISVYKKHKPDIVTMDISMPVMDGIKALSEIIKYDPNAKIIMVTALGHKMRVLEAIEKGASYYIVKPFDKEKVIESILKVLNK